In the Arachis ipaensis cultivar K30076 chromosome B04, Araip1.1, whole genome shotgun sequence genome, CTACAAGCCTATAGCTATGTTGTATCAATGTAGCAATACGAGTATTAGCAATGATCTAAAGTTGCACCTCATAGAGCAAATAGGGGGTAATGATTGCAACCTTCTCTTAGAGCTACTTTGATCATCTTCTCCATTTTATTTGCTTCTATTAAGAAGAAGATCATGAGGGAATTCAAGCTCACTGATATTGATATCTACTCCCAATGCCAGAAGCTTCTGTTTGTAAGCCAAGACTTGGACCTCAAGAGCAGTGATTTCCATCTCCTTCTGATAGATAAGCTCTTCAAAGACTTCAAGAGTTTCCTCAGCATGACCTATCTTCTCCTCTGCCATTCTCTTGTAGTGACTTGCCTCCATCTTCACGGCAGCCTTTTTGCCTTGTAGACGAAGTATCATGTCCATAGCTTCGCTGGCTGCAGTAGCAGAGGCTTCTTTTTCCTGATCCAACTCTGCATGTAGCTGC is a window encoding:
- the LOC107639373 gene encoding myosin-binding protein 7-like isoform X1; its protein translation is MVETSTASPMAEADITAMKETHRAQQTPLQQLHAELDQEKEASATAASEAMDMILRLQGKKAAVKMEASHYKRMAEEKIGHAEETLEVFEELIYQKEMEITALEVQVLAYKQKLLALGVDINISELEFPHDLLLNRSK